In a genomic window of uncultured Sphaerochaeta sp.:
- a CDS encoding orotate phosphoribosyltransferase: MKSIETITNHYGPLLAEKALALGAIRLEVQNPFTWASGYRMPIYNDNRRLLASPEARALVGEAFAAMLESLDFDPDNIAGTATAGIPHATTLADKLAKPLSYVRSSGKDHGLGQQIEGLGQSGSYEKANVLLVEDLISTGGSSIKAVQAIVDAQGLCPYTFAIFTYGFDAAVEAFAKLEPSCVFHTILDYDVMVQSALSRSYVNPEEAKLLSLWREDPFGWGAAHGFPPVTK, translated from the coding sequence ATGAAAAGTATTGAAACGATAACAAACCACTATGGGCCCTTGTTGGCAGAGAAAGCCCTTGCGCTTGGTGCCATCAGGCTGGAGGTGCAAAACCCCTTTACCTGGGCAAGCGGATATCGCATGCCGATTTACAACGACAATCGCAGGCTTCTTGCTTCACCAGAGGCTCGTGCCTTGGTAGGGGAGGCGTTCGCGGCAATGCTCGAAAGCCTGGATTTTGATCCGGACAACATTGCAGGGACGGCAACGGCGGGCATTCCCCATGCAACCACGCTCGCCGACAAGCTGGCGAAGCCTCTGAGTTATGTCCGCAGTTCCGGCAAGGACCATGGTCTGGGCCAACAGATCGAAGGCTTGGGCCAGAGTGGTTCGTATGAGAAGGCAAACGTCTTGCTGGTTGAGGACCTCATCTCAACAGGAGGGTCATCCATCAAGGCCGTTCAGGCAATTGTGGATGCCCAAGGCCTCTGTCCGTATACGTTCGCCATTTTCACCTACGGGTTTGATGCAGCGGTGGAGGCCTTCGCGAAACTTGAGCCCTCCTGCGTCTTCCATACCATCCTTGATTATGATGTCATGGTGCAAAGTGCTCTCTCCCGTTCCTACGTGAACCCGGAGGAGGCCAAGCTTCTCTCTCTCTGGCGTGAGGATCCGTTCGGCTGGGGTGCAGCACACGGGTTTCCCCCGGTAACCAAATAA
- the pyrF gene encoding orotidine-5'-phosphate decarboxylase, with the protein MNYDAKLLESAKTVGNIVCMGLDPQPEVLPFASGDLRADLNSFFQQLFRRMALSGLIPAAFKPNIGYYQSLDRPREEDFSGSQALADLLDMVENFFPGIPVILDSKRGDIARSSLNYAQEAFEAWNADAVTVAPYMGSDSVKPFIDYPEKGVYILNRTSNPGGKDLQNLILGNGSSLYLEVARQIAAYNAKTGSVGAVVGATNPQELKDIASFYRDERVPLLIPGVGSQGGSAPEVMEILRSCGYPVELARINSSSALTHPWKKGPAPEDWLELCEENLRTLIRECAV; encoded by the coding sequence ATGAACTATGATGCAAAATTGCTGGAAAGCGCCAAGACGGTAGGAAACATCGTGTGCATGGGGCTTGATCCCCAACCTGAGGTACTTCCCTTTGCCAGCGGTGATCTCAGGGCCGATCTCAACTCGTTTTTTCAGCAACTTTTCAGAAGAATGGCTCTCTCGGGGCTCATCCCTGCCGCATTCAAGCCGAACATCGGCTACTACCAGAGTCTGGACAGACCCCGGGAAGAGGATTTTTCCGGCAGCCAAGCCTTGGCGGACCTGCTGGACATGGTGGAGAACTTTTTCCCCGGCATCCCTGTCATCCTGGACAGCAAGCGGGGAGATATTGCACGCAGCAGTCTCAACTATGCACAAGAAGCCTTTGAGGCTTGGAACGCCGATGCAGTGACGGTTGCCCCCTACATGGGAAGTGACTCCGTCAAACCCTTCATCGACTATCCGGAAAAAGGGGTCTACATCCTCAACAGGACGAGCAATCCGGGCGGAAAAGACCTCCAAAACCTGATACTGGGTAATGGCTCTTCGCTCTATCTTGAAGTGGCTCGCCAGATTGCAGCTTACAACGCAAAAACCGGCTCGGTTGGTGCGGTGGTGGGGGCAACCAACCCCCAGGAGCTGAAGGACATCGCCTCCTTCTATCGAGATGAACGGGTTCCCCTGCTCATCCCCGGTGTGGGAAGCCAGGGCGGGTCTGCCCCGGAGGTTATGGAAATCCTGCGCTCCTGCGGGTATCCGGTAGAGCTTGCCAGGATAAACAGCTCCAGCGCGCTGACGCATCCCTGGAAAAAGGGACCTGCTCCCGAAGACTGGCTGGAATTGTGTGAGGAAAACCTCAGGACCCTGATACGGGAGTGTGCTGTATGA
- a CDS encoding dihydroorotate dehydrogenase → MKDVLSLLKHRHLDPAKPVLLGTVSGVASTKPALIRFFDQKVPGIAIITTKSFQVEVNPGNREPVICETEKGSFGNSVGLRNPGMEQALYELRTLKREFPLRAVLNVSLSANSVEDFITLVKAFDEVADMVELNFSCPHASVGYGASIGCDPSIAAAYVREIKAQTKECKAPLFVKLTPNVEDIGLIAREVMESGADGLVAINTVGPIVHIDPVAQQPILQNKLGGKGGCSGKGIYQDALKAIGAIRKACGPDIPLLGMGGVASGEEAARLIAAGADAVGIGSALGTVDQRNWSVYLDAVKAEAEAFLQNRKSTSHPLSSSFVINERQMAYQKHTVTKVKRYGKDTVILTLDGSLDCKAGQFAFLWIPQVGEKPFSVAHNDPLSFVIKRRGPFSEQLCNLTVGSDLYVRGLYGAQLENPVTRKALLLAGGTGVAVLPSLAKQLAEQNTLMQILVGTSETVEGEALLEDELSLYGEFSCIADDGKPGRVLDVLDDLVLDAEQACYLVGPEIFMAIACRKLLGRGMKAERIFLSMERSTLCGIGMCGECACGDRLTCRWGTFLSYDYLLKEAPELVTYD, encoded by the coding sequence ATGAAGGATGTGCTCTCATTGCTGAAACATCGCCATCTGGACCCTGCCAAGCCGGTATTGCTTGGCACCGTCAGCGGCGTTGCTTCCACAAAGCCGGCCTTGATACGCTTCTTCGATCAGAAAGTGCCCGGTATTGCCATCATCACCACCAAAAGCTTTCAGGTTGAGGTGAACCCTGGAAACCGTGAGCCGGTCATTTGCGAGACCGAGAAGGGGAGCTTCGGCAACTCTGTCGGGTTACGCAACCCCGGCATGGAACAAGCCCTCTATGAGTTGCGTACCCTGAAACGGGAGTTTCCCCTTCGTGCGGTGCTCAACGTATCACTCTCAGCAAACAGTGTGGAGGACTTCATCACCCTGGTGAAGGCTTTTGACGAGGTTGCTGACATGGTGGAACTGAATTTCTCATGCCCTCACGCCTCGGTTGGGTATGGGGCTTCCATCGGATGTGATCCGTCCATTGCAGCCGCATATGTGCGGGAGATCAAGGCGCAGACCAAGGAGTGCAAGGCTCCCCTGTTTGTGAAGCTCACCCCGAATGTGGAGGATATCGGCCTCATCGCAAGAGAGGTCATGGAAAGCGGAGCCGATGGGCTGGTGGCCATCAATACGGTTGGTCCGATCGTGCATATCGACCCGGTGGCTCAGCAACCTATCCTGCAAAACAAGCTTGGGGGAAAAGGCGGGTGCTCGGGAAAGGGCATCTATCAGGATGCCCTGAAGGCCATCGGGGCCATTCGCAAAGCCTGCGGTCCTGACATTCCCCTTCTGGGTATGGGTGGGGTGGCAAGTGGAGAAGAGGCTGCCCGTCTCATTGCTGCCGGTGCTGACGCCGTCGGCATAGGTTCTGCACTTGGAACGGTGGATCAGCGCAACTGGAGTGTCTATCTTGATGCAGTCAAGGCTGAGGCTGAAGCATTCCTGCAAAACAGGAAGAGCACCAGTCATCCCCTGTCCTCCTCCTTTGTGATCAACGAACGGCAGATGGCCTATCAGAAGCATACGGTCACCAAGGTAAAGCGCTATGGCAAAGACACGGTCATTCTCACCTTGGACGGCAGTCTGGATTGCAAAGCCGGCCAGTTTGCTTTTCTCTGGATTCCCCAGGTAGGTGAGAAACCCTTCTCTGTCGCACATAACGATCCCCTTTCCTTTGTCATCAAGCGCAGGGGTCCCTTCTCCGAGCAGTTGTGCAACCTCACCGTAGGCTCGGACCTCTATGTCCGCGGTCTGTACGGAGCACAGCTGGAGAATCCGGTAACCCGGAAAGCCCTCCTGCTTGCAGGTGGTACCGGCGTAGCGGTTTTGCCCTCCTTGGCCAAGCAGCTGGCAGAGCAGAACACGCTCATGCAGATCCTGGTGGGAACCAGCGAGACGGTTGAGGGAGAAGCTTTGCTGGAGGATGAGCTCTCCCTGTATGGCGAGTTCTCTTGCATAGCCGATGACGGGAAACCCGGTAGGGTGCTTGATGTGCTGGATGATCTTGTCCTGGACGCAGAACAGGCCTGCTACCTGGTGGGACCTGAGATTTTCATGGCAATCGCCTGCAGAAAGTTGCTTGGGCGTGGAATGAAAGCCGAACGCATCTTCCTTTCCATGGAGCGCAGTACGCTTTGTGGCATAGGAATGTGCGGTGAGTGCGCTTGTGGTGACCGGCTAACCTGTCGCTGGGGAACCTTTCTCAGCTATGACTACCTCCTCAAGGAGGCCCCGGAGTTGGTGACATATGATTGA
- a CDS encoding dihydroorotase family protein yields the protein MIDVHVHLRDWEQSSKETLAHGMGVARSCGVDEVFDMPNTNPPLTGRSAILKRLEDAQACNLDVRYHLWAGVTSDRDQLTQMVELHRELFPRVIGLKMFAGHSTGNMGLTEEETQKQVYHTLALADYRGVLALHCEKESLLRPDLERSEDFSSHSLARPVAAEIASVRDQLRFASEAGFQGHLHICHLSSIEALSLVEEARANGVRVSCGVTPHHVLLSQDDAKDRSLYAKMNPPLRSETERSALFAALLAGRIDWIETDHAPHTLADKEAGASGIPGFSGLLLLLKALVEAGAQEDLLKQLVGKRALQVFGLADRTITIPSYDELATRSLESAKAYPFDSFANLRLR from the coding sequence ATGATTGACGTGCATGTGCATCTGAGAGACTGGGAGCAGAGCAGCAAGGAAACGCTCGCCCATGGCATGGGTGTAGCACGTTCGTGTGGGGTGGATGAGGTGTTCGATATGCCGAACACCAATCCTCCCCTGACTGGAAGATCCGCTATCCTGAAGCGTCTTGAGGATGCACAGGCGTGCAATCTTGATGTGCGATACCATCTGTGGGCAGGAGTGACGAGCGATCGTGACCAGCTCACACAGATGGTGGAACTGCACCGCGAGCTCTTTCCCCGAGTGATTGGACTGAAGATGTTTGCCGGGCATTCTACCGGAAATATGGGACTTACCGAAGAGGAGACCCAGAAGCAGGTGTATCACACCCTTGCCCTTGCTGATTACCGTGGCGTCCTTGCCTTGCACTGTGAGAAGGAGAGCCTGCTTCGGCCCGATTTGGAACGAAGCGAGGATTTCAGTTCCCACAGTCTGGCCCGACCGGTTGCAGCTGAGATAGCCAGTGTACGCGACCAGTTGCGTTTTGCCTCGGAAGCAGGCTTCCAAGGGCATCTTCACATTTGCCATCTCAGCTCCATCGAGGCCCTTTCCTTGGTGGAAGAGGCCAGGGCAAATGGTGTTCGGGTAAGTTGCGGTGTGACTCCTCATCATGTGTTGCTGTCGCAGGATGATGCGAAAGACCGGTCCCTCTATGCAAAGATGAACCCCCCGCTTCGCAGTGAAACCGAGCGCAGTGCCCTCTTTGCCGCCCTGCTTGCAGGAAGGATCGATTGGATTGAGACCGATCATGCCCCCCACACCCTTGCTGACAAGGAAGCGGGAGCATCGGGGATTCCCGGATTCAGCGGATTGCTGTTGTTGCTGAAGGCATTGGTGGAGGCTGGAGCGCAAGAAGACCTGCTCAAGCAACTGGTAGGCAAGCGGGCCCTGCAGGTATTTGGGCTTGCAGACCGAACGATCACCATCCCTTCGTATGACGAGCTTGCTACCCGTTCCCTGGAATCTGCAAAAGCGTATCCCTTTGACAGCTTTGCCAACTTGCGATTGCGTTAG
- a CDS encoding HDIG domain-containing metalloprotein, protein MVTREQADALLRTYNPNEALVHHAYCVEETMRAFAQEYGHDPQYWSLVGLLHDIDWGMFPEEHCKKAPELLSQIDVDEAFVHAVCSHGWGICSDIKPEHFMEKVLYTIDELTGLVYATALMRPEKMQGMSVKSVKKKWASKGFAAGVNRDLITGGAEMLGIELPHIIQLTIDAMTEASEKIGL, encoded by the coding sequence ATGGTAACTCGCGAACAAGCTGATGCGTTGCTTCGTACCTACAATCCCAATGAGGCCTTGGTCCACCACGCCTATTGTGTGGAGGAGACGATGCGCGCTTTCGCCCAGGAGTATGGGCACGATCCACAGTATTGGTCTCTGGTTGGGCTCTTGCATGATATCGACTGGGGGATGTTCCCCGAGGAACACTGCAAAAAGGCTCCCGAACTGCTTTCCCAGATTGATGTGGATGAAGCATTCGTCCATGCAGTGTGCAGTCATGGTTGGGGCATCTGCAGTGACATCAAACCAGAGCATTTCATGGAAAAGGTCCTCTACACCATTGATGAGCTGACTGGCCTGGTCTATGCGACCGCACTGATGCGGCCGGAAAAGATGCAGGGCATGAGTGTCAAGTCGGTGAAAAAGAAGTGGGCTTCCAAAGGGTTTGCAGCCGGAGTGAATCGTGATCTGATCACCGGGGGAGCAGAGATGCTGGGCATCGAGTTGCCGCACATCATCCAACTCACCATCGATGCAATGACCGAAGCTTCGGAGAAGATTGGGCTCTAG
- a CDS encoding magnesium transporter CorA family protein has translation MITIRKNLVSQNPGDPIQEAPYTWVDARDINRDDISQLEEQYAISSELLADIMDQDEQARIEKEDDYIALIVRLPAMADDCKGINQYAVPLGIVLIRDTVITICQSDSIVLEDFSKNRYRQYPVQTMEGFVISILGRAVMVYIRLLKYINRQKSQVEEQLHKSIMNYELIQLLQIQKSLVYFSTSLTTNEALLERLQRTPYFKLAGEEERDFLDDVITDNKQAIEMANIYSSILTGTMDAFASVISNNMNVIMKRLTIISISLMIPTFVTGFYGMNISLPFMGHPFAWIGILSFCGLSALIGGWTLSDRRNARLVQRSVLGARESGREVRRKKKKKRSLPD, from the coding sequence ATGATCACCATCAGAAAGAATCTTGTGAGCCAGAATCCAGGAGATCCAATCCAGGAGGCTCCTTACACTTGGGTCGACGCCCGTGACATCAATCGGGACGATATCTCCCAGCTTGAGGAACAGTATGCGATTTCCAGTGAATTGCTCGCAGATATCATGGACCAGGACGAACAGGCCCGCATCGAGAAAGAGGATGATTACATCGCCTTGATCGTACGTCTGCCCGCCATGGCCGATGATTGCAAGGGAATCAACCAGTATGCCGTCCCCTTGGGCATTGTCCTGATCCGTGATACTGTCATCACCATCTGCCAAAGCGACAGCATCGTACTTGAGGATTTCTCCAAAAACCGCTATCGACAATACCCCGTCCAGACCATGGAAGGGTTTGTGATCAGCATCCTTGGCCGGGCAGTGATGGTGTACATCCGCCTGCTCAAGTACATCAACCGCCAGAAATCACAGGTTGAGGAACAGCTGCACAAGAGTATCATGAACTATGAGCTGATCCAGCTTTTGCAGATCCAGAAGTCGCTGGTCTACTTCTCCACGAGCCTGACCACAAATGAGGCACTGCTGGAACGGCTTCAGCGTACTCCCTACTTCAAGCTGGCAGGGGAGGAGGAACGTGATTTCCTCGATGACGTCATCACAGACAACAAGCAGGCCATCGAGATGGCAAACATCTACTCCTCCATTCTCACCGGTACGATGGATGCCTTTGCTTCGGTCATCAGCAACAATATGAACGTAATCATGAAGCGGCTGACCATCATATCCATCAGTCTCATGATTCCCACCTTTGTCACCGGGTTCTACGGAATGAACATTTCCTTGCCCTTCATGGGCCATCCGTTTGCTTGGATCGGCATCCTTTCGTTCTGTGGTCTGAGTGCGTTGATAGGTGGTTGGACTCTCAGCGACCGGCGCAATGCACGCCTGGTGCAGCGATCCGTGCTCGGTGCACGTGAGTCGGGGCGCGAAGTTCGGAGAAAAAAGAAGAAAAAGCGGTCCCTACCCGATTGA
- a CDS encoding YkgJ family cysteine cluster protein encodes MDSIADLCLAFDGTYAGDAMRTLSELYTQIELETSSFCKQHEIACAEGCGTCCEHFMPDITTAEARLVAAYLLFVKRDRALMDRVLEFAGNTSGPCPLYRFDSPYHCSVYAARPLICRLFGACASQDKEGNALFRRCRFNKEETMPYLLKFTEDVPVMQDYSYALRSLDDGEGVVGYLPEKVASMMDQLQFLARMLEFDDSNPDDTPNPLAS; translated from the coding sequence ATGGACAGCATTGCTGATCTCTGTTTAGCCTTTGACGGCACCTACGCTGGTGATGCCATGCGTACCCTTTCAGAACTCTACACCCAGATAGAACTTGAAACATCCTCATTCTGCAAGCAACATGAAATTGCTTGTGCAGAGGGGTGTGGGACGTGTTGTGAGCATTTCATGCCGGATATCACCACTGCCGAAGCCCGCTTGGTCGCAGCCTATTTGCTGTTTGTCAAACGAGACAGGGCCCTGATGGATAGGGTTCTCGAGTTTGCAGGCAATACCAGCGGTCCCTGTCCTCTCTATCGGTTTGACTCTCCCTATCACTGCTCGGTCTATGCGGCCAGGCCTCTGATATGTCGCCTCTTCGGCGCATGTGCCAGTCAGGACAAGGAAGGGAATGCCCTCTTTCGTCGTTGTCGGTTCAACAAGGAAGAGACCATGCCCTATCTTTTGAAGTTCACCGAAGATGTGCCGGTCATGCAGGACTACTCGTATGCACTGCGAAGCCTTGATGACGGGGAAGGGGTGGTGGGCTACCTTCCTGAGAAGGTAGCTTCCATGATGGATCAACTCCAGTTTCTAGCGCGCATGCTGGAATTCGACGATTCCAATCCCGACGATACCCCCAATCCGCTGGCAAGCTAA
- a CDS encoding class I SAM-dependent rRNA methyltransferase, whose amino-acid sequence MQTIIIKEGKEKQLLRHHPWVFSGALLTKEADLSTDLARVETQNGQFIAYGWYDSQSHIALRLLSWDEKTIPDEGWWVDTITKSVLRRSAFFQDKKAGTTTFRIIFGEADMLPGLVVDVYGTMLRIIISARIAWDHRDLIVSTLEQLLKPTLILLGTDSAFCGIEHLSETLLYYQDGAYFTPAKRLDPVRFREDNLLYEVVPGKGQKSGFYCDQRENRKAIEAYAKDAVVLDGCSYTGAFSLHALRAGAKQVDLFDSSEQALKQALVHVHINQEQGSIPPESRERVSITVCDIFEQMRKIPSDHYDLMILDPPKLAQTKAQAQGAQKAYKDLNRLAMQKIRNGGIIATFSCSGAINLEQLRLILAWSAKDANVEIQILKVLTQAEDHPVRLSFPESEYLGGYILRVIR is encoded by the coding sequence ATGCAAACAATTATCATCAAGGAAGGCAAGGAGAAACAGTTGCTCCGCCACCACCCCTGGGTCTTTTCCGGAGCTTTGCTTACCAAGGAAGCTGACCTCTCTACCGATCTCGCCCGTGTGGAGACTCAAAACGGCCAATTCATAGCCTACGGCTGGTACGACAGCCAAAGCCATATCGCCCTTCGCCTGCTCAGTTGGGATGAAAAAACCATCCCTGATGAAGGCTGGTGGGTGGACACCATCACCAAGAGCGTTCTCCGCCGCAGCGCGTTCTTCCAGGACAAGAAAGCCGGCACCACCACATTCCGCATCATATTCGGGGAAGCCGACATGCTTCCCGGCCTCGTCGTCGATGTGTATGGCACCATGCTCAGGATCATCATCAGCGCACGCATTGCCTGGGATCATCGGGACCTGATCGTGTCCACGCTTGAACAGTTGCTCAAGCCAACCCTTATTCTCCTCGGAACCGACAGCGCTTTCTGCGGCATTGAGCATTTGAGCGAAACCCTGCTCTACTATCAGGACGGTGCCTACTTCACACCGGCAAAACGCCTCGATCCAGTGCGGTTCAGAGAGGACAACCTCCTCTACGAAGTAGTCCCCGGGAAAGGTCAGAAGAGCGGGTTCTATTGCGACCAGCGGGAGAATCGCAAAGCCATCGAAGCCTATGCAAAGGACGCAGTCGTACTCGACGGCTGCTCCTATACCGGTGCCTTCAGCCTGCACGCTCTCAGAGCAGGGGCAAAGCAAGTAGATCTCTTTGACAGCAGCGAGCAGGCACTCAAGCAAGCCTTGGTGCATGTACACATCAACCAGGAGCAAGGAAGCATTCCCCCCGAAAGCAGGGAGAGGGTAAGCATCACCGTCTGTGACATCTTTGAACAGATGAGAAAGATTCCCTCAGACCATTACGACCTGATGATTCTCGACCCCCCGAAGCTTGCACAGACCAAGGCTCAGGCACAGGGGGCGCAGAAGGCCTACAAGGATCTCAATCGGCTGGCAATGCAGAAAATCAGGAACGGCGGCATCATCGCAACGTTCAGCTGCAGCGGGGCCATCAACCTCGAGCAACTTCGTCTGATTCTGGCCTGGAGTGCTAAGGATGCGAACGTGGAAATCCAGATCCTGAAGGTGCTTACCCAGGCTGAGGACCATCCCGTTCGTCTCTCCTTCCCTGAATCGGAGTATCTGGGAGGCTATATCCTTCGGGTCATCCGTTAG
- a CDS encoding HAD hydrolase-like protein: MQKPLAKAILFDMDGTLVNTLEDIRSAMGCALSLIGFPPPSAETTKRVVGRGLKNALRGAIQELGVTLDEEEHQRLYNAMMDSYRAHPSDQSTLYAGIHSLLCKLQADGFALGILSNKEDELTRRIVSDVLGDFSFVWVQGLLDSVPRKPDATAIRQFLIRQGFSADDIVYIGDSEVDWQTACNVPCSPILVSWGFRPKEELQSLPGSMVVDTVHELEDAIYGIQREGSEKQS, translated from the coding sequence ATGCAGAAACCGCTTGCCAAAGCAATCCTGTTTGATATGGACGGGACACTGGTGAACACCCTGGAGGATATCCGCAGTGCCATGGGCTGTGCCCTCAGCCTGATCGGGTTCCCTCCTCCTTCCGCCGAAACTACGAAACGGGTAGTGGGGAGAGGGCTCAAAAATGCACTGAGAGGTGCAATCCAAGAGCTAGGGGTCACCCTGGATGAGGAAGAGCATCAGCGTCTCTACAATGCCATGATGGATTCCTACCGTGCGCATCCATCGGATCAGAGCACTCTGTATGCAGGCATCCACTCCTTGTTGTGCAAGCTGCAGGCGGATGGTTTTGCCCTTGGGATTCTCTCCAACAAGGAGGACGAGCTGACCAGGCGCATTGTCAGTGATGTGCTGGGCGACTTCTCGTTCGTGTGGGTGCAGGGGCTGCTTGATTCTGTTCCGCGAAAGCCTGACGCCACCGCCATTCGGCAATTTCTCATACGGCAGGGTTTTTCTGCAGACGATATTGTGTATATTGGTGATAGCGAGGTGGATTGGCAGACCGCATGCAATGTCCCTTGTTCCCCTATTCTGGTTTCCTGGGGATTCCGGCCGAAGGAAGAACTGCAATCATTGCCTGGTTCAATGGTTGTCGACACGGTACACGAGTTGGAGGATGCAATCTATGGCATACAACGAGAAGGATCTGAGAAGCAAAGCTGA